The genomic DNA AACCAGATACGGAAATTCAATGGTACGAAAAAGGCGATTTTCTGTCATTCCTCTCATGCGGGATGCAGTTATACCTCGAAGGTACCGTTAAAGATGTTAACGCCGTCAGCTATGCCACGCCTGCTGGAATGCAAGCGCAAGGCGTTCACGTCTTTGTAAATAGTGAAATTAGTAAGGTCGACCCTGCTAGTCACAGTGTTCACGTTATTGATCACGCCACTGGTGACGAACGTGATGAAGCTTATGACAAGCTAGTCCTAAGTGTCGGCGCAGTACCATTTGACCTACCAGTACCCGGCCATGACTTAGCCAACATCTACGCGATGCGTGGTCGCGACTGGGCCATCAAATTAAAGGCCAAGACCGTTGACCCCAGCGTTAAAAATGTGGTTGTCATTGGCTCCGGTTATATCGGTATCGAAGCGGCTGAAGTCTTTGCTAAGGCCGGCATGCACGTCACGGTTATCGACTTATTACCACGTTTACTCAGCCTTTATCTTGATCAAGAATTCACGGATATCTTAACTAAGACGATGGCCGATCACGGCATCTATGCCGCCGTTGGCCAAGGTATTAAAGCGTATGAAGGCGTTGATGACCACGTCACCAAAGTGGTGACCGACCAAGGCGAATATCCAGCTGATCTAGTCGTAACCGCCGCCGGAATTCGGCCAGCAACTGGCTTCTTGAAGGACGTTGTCGACTTGGATGATCACGGTTTGATCAAGATCAACGACCACCTCCAAACGAGTGACACTGACATTTACGCCGTCGGGGACGCGACCTTAGTCCCATTTGCCCCTACTGGCAAGGATAACCGCATTGCGTTAGCCACTAACGCTCGTCGGCAAGGTCGGATTGCCGCTAAGAACTTACTTGGCGAAAACGTCCCAATGCCCGCCGTTTCTGGTTCATCCGCACTTTCCGTCTTTGACTATCACTTTGCTTCCACTGGTGTTAAAGAAGGTACCGCTGATAAACTGGGCGTCAAGACAGCATCCGTGTTAGTCACCGATACCATTCGGCCTAAATTTGTCTCTGAAGACGCTGGCAACACCAAAGTTTGGTTCAAACTAACCTTTGACCCAACTGACGGTCACGTGCTTGGTGCGCAAATCATGTCGAAGTACGATGTCACAGCTAACATCAACGCCATCTCAGTGGCTATTCAAGCTAAACTGACTGTTGCTGACTTAGCTTACACGGACTTCTTCTTCCAACCAGGCTTCGATCGTCCTTGGAACATTATCAACGTCGCCGCCCAAAAAGCAGCCGCAACCTTAAACTGAATCAATTAGACCTTAATTAAGCCATGAAACATCAAACGGATTCCTCAGCCACACATTGCTGAAGAATCCGTTTTTTAATGCCAGTCATCAGAATTGACAGTGTAACAAGTTTATTTTCAGATATCATTTCATAAAACACCATGCTAGACGTTGTACTAGTTATTACTGAGCATCAATCGTGATTAAAATGTGCCAGTTAGATTACTGTTCGTCAGCCGGTGTGCGTCCTATTCCGACCTCCGGAGCTGGGTGCCAATTGCTGGAACGCAGCCGACGTCGATTTGAGCTAACGCCCAACCCGCGTCATCTCAAATACGAGTCTTATTCTAAGCCGGAAGCAACCCACTTCCGACTAAGAATAATTGGGCTACTGAGCATTGTCACCCAGCCCCTCCAGTCGGTAAGCCGCTCGAATGGCTGATAAAACAGCCACTTAACTCGGTATAATAGGTCGTTGAATATTTTGATACTGACACTTCAGTTAGACGTTGCGTTATCATCGTTCATTTTAACTATTCCAATACTACGCATGACGATTTAGACATAGTTCTACTGTCACAATAGTACTATCAGTCTGAAAGTTTGATGACAAGATTATCGTTTGAGAAGAATAACGATCAGTCCTTCAAAAACTGGGTACGCCTATGTCTGCCTTTAGAACACTGTCCCGGCTGGAAGGCGTTTCTGACAATGCTCAGCGGTGAAATTCCACTTGGCAAGCGTTCTTTGCTTGGTTAGTGGAAGATCAGTATTTAAGACGTGGGTTGCGGCTTAAATCTGTGTCCACCGCGTTCCAGCAATTGGCAGAAATGCCTGGAGGTCGGTTTAGGACGAACCATCAAAGCATGTTTACGCTAACTCGCACTTTTTCCAGCGGGCCTAAGCTGGCTGCTTTTGAACTTACACAACTGGCACATTTTAATCACAATTCATGACAAATTAACTCGCACCATGTGTATCATGTTAATAAAAGACGGGGATTCAGAAAGGTTTAACTCGCTGAATCCCCGCCTTGATAACTATTATCTCAAGAAACATATGCTGTTTGAGCGACTTTCATCAAGTCGGCCACGTGCTAATAAATATTAATCAAGCCCTGAGTGCCTTGATCACCCAAGCCTTTGACATCGACCATTACTTCATAAAGTCGTTTAGCCTGCGCCGTCGCAACCAGATTAAGTCCCATCGCATCCGCCTCACTCAAAGCAATCCGCAAATCTTTAAGAAAATGGCGGGCAAAGAAGCCCGGCGTGTAATCGTCCTTCAAAATCCGGGGCACGTAATTATCCATGCTCCAGTTATCGGCACCACCGCTGGATAACGTTGCCAAGACTTTTTCCGGATCAAGACCGGCTGCCTTGGTATACAATAACATTTCAGTTAAGCCAGTCATCGTCCCTGCAATCATGATCTGATTGGCCATCTTAGCGTGTTGGCCGGTACCAGCATCCCCAAAATGATTGACCTTGTGACCAAGAACGTTGAATAACGGTAACATCGTCTCGTAAGTAGCGGTATCGCCACCAACCATCACTGTCAAGGTGGCGTTTTGAGCACCAATATCACCACCGGACACGGGCGCATCCAAAGCATGCATGGCGTGTTCACGCGCGTAAGTCGCAATTTTAACGGCTAACTTGGGTTGGCTCGTCGTCATGTCAATCACTGTTTTTCCAGCAGCCAAGCCGCTGAAAATCCCGTGATTGCCAAAATAAACTTGGTCAACGTCCTGTGGAAACCCAACCATGGTGAAGACCACGTCACTCATTTGTGCCACGGCAGCCGGCGTATCCGCCCAAGTGGCCCCCGCCGCAACTAACGCATCCGCCTTACTTTTTGTCCGATTATAAACCGTCATATCATAGCCAGCTGCCATCAGATTGCGGACAATCGCTGCCCCCATGACGCCGGTACCAATCCAACCTAATTTCATCATTTACGCACCTTTCCTTCTACGCGCTGTTCATTGCGGAGACGTCGCCAAAAATGAATCAGGAGCGTGATCATAAATGCTACTAATACGATACCACCAAAGGCCGTCGCGGGAATATCCCAACCAATGGCAGGAATCGAAATAAATAATTTAATGGCAATCAAAACAATCAAGCAGTATGCCATCGTTTCCAGTTCAGGAATCTTACGCATTAATCGCATGATTACTTCAGCAATCCCGCGCATGCAAGCAATCCCAATCATGCCACCAATCAAGACGATGACTGGATTATCAGAAATGGCTAATGAAGCTAATACCGAATCAATTGAAAAAATAATATCCATCATTTCAATCTGAATCACAACTGACCAAAAATTACTCAAGCCAAAGAAACGTCGTTGTTTCTTCGGTTTCTGTGCCACCGCAGCCCCATTTTTCGGCTGACTAAAATACCGATAAACCAAGTACACTAGGTAAGCCGCACCTAACACCTTAATCTCCCAAAAACTAATTAAATACGTCCCGATTCCAATAATCAAGAATCGAAACACGTAGGCCCCCCATAAGCCATAGAATAACGATTTTTCGCGTTCTTGTAAATTATCTAAACTCTGTGTTTGCGCTGCCAAGACGACGGCGTTATCAACTGAGAGCAAACATTCAATAATCGCTAATGATAAAATAATCAACCAATCATTAGCAGATGTTATCACGTTGCCCCAGTTAGTTGCGCTGAAGAAGGGTCCATACAACTGTTCGATTAAATGTAACAAGCGGCATCCTCTTTCTCTCAATTTGATTTGCTAATTTAAGTATACCCGTAAAAATAATTGATGACGCTTCCGCGAACTAATTTTCAAAAATAAAACTTATTTTCATCGTATTTACGAATCATTATTCTAATAAGCTGTCTGTGGATAACAAAAAAACTAGCCTATTGCTAGTTTTCTAACCCATCATTCTAATGTCCGGATGACTTTAGCTGGCACACCGGCCACTAATACATTATCTGGCACATCATGTGTCACGACCGCTCCCGCAGCGACCACGACATTATTACCAATTGTCACGCCGGGGGTAATTACCACTCTACCACCAATCCAGACATCATCACCAATCGTGACTGGATGCCCTTGTGCAAGGTTAGCACGTCGGCCACGTGCCGTTAACGGATGATTGACCGTATAAATATCGACATTCGGACCAATCATTACGTTATCGCCAATCCGAACCGGCGCAATATCCAAAATCGTTAAATTATAATTGCTGAGAAAATTATCGCCAACGTGAATATTACGACCATTATCGCAATTAAAATTAGCTTGCACAGAAAGATTGCGGCCATAGCTACCTAAAATTGCTTGCATCTTGACAGTTTGCGCATCAGGATCCGTCGCATCAATCTGATTGAATTCTTGACATAATTGGGCCGCGCGCGCCTTTTGTGCAGCCACCTCAGCGTCCTTAAATTGGTACCACTCACCAGCGGTTAATTTTGCTAATTCTGACATTGTGCCACACTCCTTTAGATTTATTACTTTAACTGTACGACTTAGAGTATGCTCCAAGTCAACCAAAAACTTACTGATTAGCCACTGTCGAACCGAGCGTCCACGTCACCGTTCCTGTATAAGTCGCTGCTCGGGCCGTTGCCGTATTAACTCGTAGTAACAGTCCATCATTTGCCGACCAGCCACTCGAATGACAGATGAATAGACCCTTAGCTTGAGGCAATTGGTCATTGCGTATTTTGATACTAGAACTTCAATTAAACGTTAAGTTGGCATTAACCATTGTAGACATTTCAATACCAATATGGATATTTAGATATGGTTAGGCTGTCGCAATAGCATCGTCAGTCTGACAGTTAAATGCCAAAATTACCGTTTGTGAATAACAACAATCAGGCCATCAAAAGTTGAGTACATCCCTGTCAGTCATTCGAATACTGTCCTGACTGTAAGGCGTTTCTGACAATGCTCAGCACTGCAAGCGTGTGGACTCAGTCTAACCCGAACACGTTTCGTCAATATGGCATTAAAGCGTGGAAGATCAGTATTTAAGACGTGGGCTGCGGTTTAAATCTGTGTCCATCGCGTTCCAGCAATTGGCAGAAATGTCTGGAAGTCGATATAGAAAGCACCTACCAAGTAAGTCCACCCCAATCAGAACTTTTCTCAGTGGGCCTAAGCTGACTGTTTTTGACTTTAGTTGTTTCGACCGCTTTAATCATGATTAATACCAATTGCATCGAAATTAACCATAAAAAGGAAACCCGCAAGTACACAGATTTCCTTCATATTATTTAAGCTTTAAACTCGCGCATCAATTGTTGGACCTGCCGATTATCGTCAGCAGTACCAATGGTTACTCGTAACCAGCCCGGTCGTAAGCCAGTTCTGATTAAATAACCATGCTGGCGTAAGTAATCGGCTAGTCGGTCTGCTGCGGGATAATTGAAGAAAATAAAGTTGGCCCCCGACTGATCATACGTCAGGCCTTGCTCATCCAAGAATGTTAACCATTTAGTACGCTCGGTTGCGTTTTTTTGAACAATAGTTTGAACAAAATCAGCGTCGTTAATCGCTGCCAAGGCCGCCACTTGTGCTAATGAATTTACGTTATAAGGCAACCGAATCGTTTGCATCGTTGACGCATACTGCAAGTTGAAGACCGCATAACCGACCCGGAAATTAGCCAAACCATATGCTTTTGAGAAGGTGCGCATGACGGCCACGTTCGCATACTTAGCAGGTAATTGCATGGCAGTGACCTGCGACGCAGCCGGGACAAAATCAATATAGGCTTCATCAATTAAGACCATCGTGTCAGTTGGGACTTGCTGAATGAAAGCTTCAATACTTGCCAGCGATTCAACTGTTCCAGTCGGATTATTCGGATTACATAACCAGACCATTTTCACCTGAGGGGTAATTGCACGCAGCAAACTAGTAAAATCAACGTGGTCATTCGACAATGTTGGCACACTGACTAGTTTAGCACCCTCGATTTCAGCGTGTAACCCGTATTCAGAAAACGTCGGTGTCGAGACCAACACTTGATCATCGGGAGCTAAAAATGTTCGTGATAGCATCACAATCATCTCGTCAAGGCCAACGCTAAAGACAATACTGGCTGGATCAATCTGTTGTTGCGCTGCAACTGCTTGCCGTAACACCGCCGCCTCAGCATCTGGATAACGATTGCTTTGAGCAAAATCCCAATTTTTGACGGCTTCGGCCACTGCTGGTGAAGTGCCATACGGATTTTCATTGGCTGACAACCGGACTAATTTGGCGACGCCCAATTCTGCTTGCAAAGTCGCCAGGGGTTTCTCTGGCACATACGGCTTTAACCGTTTAATACTAGCCTTCATCCAACTACCTCCTATAAATTATTGATTTCAGGTCGATCCTTGTAGTCACTCATCTTGCCCTCACGTTTAGCCAATTCTTGCTTGATCTGGTCAAAGCTAACACCACGTTCGACCAATAGCACTAAAACGTGATACAACAAGTCTGCCGTCTCATAAGTCAATTCATCATCACCAGGGTTTTTGGCCGCCACAATGACTTCAGTCGATTCCTCGCCGACCTTCTTTAAAATCTTATCGAGCCCCTTAGTGAATAAATAATCCGTATAGGAGCCCTTCTTAGGCGTTGCTTTCCGTTGTTTGATCAGTTCATATAATTCTTCCATATTTTGCATATTCGACACCACTTTCTTCTATAATATATTAATCAATTAATGAGGACTGAAAACCATCTGCCGTTAATCAACCATCCCAACATCACGCGTGATTCTTGCAGCAGATTAGCTTCCTACTAACACAACCGGGCTCACAGACGATGTCGTCAATTGCAACAGTCTAACGTCTCAGCCTTCATTTTCTAGTTCAACCGGGTTAAAGAAACAACTCGTATGTCCCGTATGGCAAGCGGGACCGTGTGGGTGAACTGTGACCAATAAAGTATCTTGGTCACAATCCAACGTCATACTGACGACATCTTGCAAGTTACCGCTCGTAGCGCCTTTGTGCCATAATTCTTGCCGTGACCGTGACCAGAACCACGTTTGGCCTGACGTCACTGTTCGGTGATAACTTTCAGCATTCATCCACGCAACCATCAAGACATCCTTCGTATCCGAATCAGTGACGACCGTTGTCAGCAAGCCATCGCCCTTCTCAAAATCTGGTGTCATCGTACACCCACTCCTCGCTCGCGTAATCTCGTTTTAACATCCGCAATCGTCAACTCGCCAAAGTGGAAGACGGAAGCCGCCAATGCACCATCAATCGGGGTTGTCCTAAAAACATCCACAAAGTCTTGTAAGTTACCCGCACCACCGCTGGCAATAATGGGTACGTTAACGGCTGCTCCCAGCGCCTGATACAACTTCGTATCAAACCCCGCCTTCGTGCCATCACGGTCCATACTCGTCACCAATAGCTCGCCCGCTCCTAATGCCACGGCCTGTTTTGCCCAAGCAATCGCATCTAGGTCAGTCGCTTGTTGACCACCATGCGTATAAACACGATATTGTTGTGTGGATGAATCCCACGCCGCATCAATGGCAACGACTATGCACTGATTGCCAAACTTCTCGGCCCCAGCACGAATCAGTTCCGGATTGGCCACTGCCGCAGAATTGATGGCCGTCTTGTCAGCGCCTGCTCGTAGAATCCGTTGCATATCCGCGACACTACTAATGCCACCACCAATCGTCAGTGGCATGAAAACCTGAGCTGAGACCTGCTCAACCATTGTCGCCATAGTCTCACGGTGCTCATTGGTGGCCGCAATATCTAAAAAGACTAATTCATCAGCACCCTGTTGTTGATAAGCCGCTGCAATCGCAACTGGGTCACCAACATCAGTCAAATTCACAAAGTTAACACCTTTCTTGACTCGGCCATCGGCAACGTCCAGACAAGGAATAATCCGTTTTGCTAACATTTAGTCACCCCCGCCAACTCAGCCAGTGTCACGCCGCCTTCAGCTAAGGCTTTACCAATAATGACATCTTTAAACCCACTAGCTTGTAAGACTTGAACATCGGTCAAATTTCGAACGCCACCACTGGCAATCAAGTTGGCCGTGGGCACTTGGGCTTGTAATTCTTGATACAACGCGAGGTTCGGCCCCTGCATCGTGCCATCACGCGCAACGTCCGTCACGATAAAATGCTTGGCACCACTTGCGGTCATCGTCTTCATTAACGTACTCATCTTGGTCTGCGACTGCTCCAACCAGCCTTTAATTGCCACATAGCCGTTGGTTCCGTCCAACCCAATCACGATTCGTTCGCCACCAAACTCACTTAGCAACTGTTTAACCAGTTGTGGATCAGTCAACGCAACCGACCCTAGAATCAAGCGGTCAATCCCCAATTTGAGATAATCAGTCGCAAGCTCGTAAGTGCGAATGCCACCGCCAAGCTCAATCGTACCGGTAAACGCCTGCCGAATCGCCGTAATCGTCGCTAAGTTTTCAGGACGACCAGACTTGGCCCCGTCTAAATCAACCATGTGTAGTTGCTGCAGGCCCGCCGCATTAATTTGTTGGGCTTGAACGACAGGGTCAGAATTGATTAACGTTGCTTGTTTAAAATCACCTTGGTAGAGCCGGACACTCTGACCGGCCCGTAAATCAATTGCTGGAAAAATCATTTGCACTCACCATTTCCTTAAAAGCTGCTAGTTGTTTCAGTCCGACTTGCCCACTCTTTTCCGGGTGAAACTGCATGCCAATCACATTTTGCCGCTGGACGATACTTGGGACCTGGACGCCGTGTTGGACCGTCGCCACAATTTCTGCTGCCGGGCAAACCGCGTAGTACGAATGAACGAAGTAAGTATAAGCTGCGTCAATACTGGCAAAGGGACTGTCAGAACGCTGGAGTTCATTCTGATTCCAACCCATCTGTGGGACTTTGACATTCAAGTCCGTTGGCAGAGCAGTAACGTGGCCGCTTAACAACCCCAGACCCGAATGCTCACCGTATTCTGAGCTACTCTCAAACAACAGTTGCATACCCAGACAAATCCCCAAAATGGGCTTACCATTCTGCGCTAATGTCTGTAATACGCTAACTAGTCGTCGTTCTTTCAAAGCAGCCATCGCCGCTGCGAAAGCCCCTACGCCGGGTAAAATGATCGCATCGGCGACCGCTAATTGTTGCGGGTCAGCCGTTAAAACGGTTGGCACTTGCAGGTAGTCAAAAGCTTTCTTCAGATTACGAGTATTGCCCGTATCATAATCGACGATCGCAAACATTTAAATCACACCTTTCGTGGAGTTGACCCCCTGAATATCAGGATTGATCGTGACGGCCGCCCGCATTGCCCGTCCGAACGCTTTGAACAAACTTTCAACTTTGTGATGGGTATTACGGCCGTACAGGATCCGTGCATGCAAATTCATTTCGGCAGCGAAAGCGACAGCCTGGAAGAAATCCTCAACTGTTTCAGTATCCAACCCACCGAGCCGCGGGTTAGTGAGTTCAGCATCAAAGACTAAGTAAGAACGCCCACTTAAATCGACACTGACTTGCCCCAACGTTTCATCCATGGGGACAAATTCCGTCCCGTACCGTTCAATTCCCTGCTTATCACCCAGCGCCTGCTTAAAGCATTCACCAAGCACGATTCCCGTATCTTCAGTCGTGTGGTGCGGGTCAACGTCGAGGTCGCCATGACACTTCACGACCAGCCCGAAGCGCCCGTGCTTCGCAAATAAGTTCAACATGTGGTTCAAAAAACCAATTCCGGTATCAATTTCGATACCACTCTGCTCATCTAAATTCAAACTGATTTCAATCTGGGTTTCTTTCGTTTCACGTTTAATCGTTGCTTGTCGCATATTCATTTCCTCCTCATCTACTAAAACGACTATCGACTGTGGTCACAATCAGTATCAACTAATGGTTGCTCCTTAATCATAGTAAGTGTCGAAACGGCTCTCAATCGCCCGTGCGTGGCCTTCCAGACCTTCGACCCGCGCCAACGTGGTAATCGCTGGGGCTTCTTTTGCCAACGCATCCTTGGTGTACTGAATAAAGGACGTCCGCTTAACGAAATCATAGACGCCAAGTGGTGATGAGAACCGCGCCGTGCCACTTGTTGGTAAGATGTGGTTCGGGCCTGCCACGTAGTCGCCAAGTGGCTCGGAAGCGTAGCGCCCTAGGAAGACGGATCCTGCATTTTTGATTAAATTCAAATATTGAGTGGGATTTTTCAGTTGTACTTCCAAGTGTTCTGGTGCCACCGTGTTCATCAAGTCAAACATTTCTTCAACTTTCGCAACAACGGCAATGAACCCTTTTTCGTTGACCGCTTCCGTGGCAATCGCTTCTCGTGGTAAAACTTTCAACTGCGACGTCACGTTGTCACTAACGGCCTGCGCCAGATCGGCACTATCCGTAATCAAGATTGGTCGAGCACGCTGATCATGTTCAGCCTGGCTCAGTAAGTCAGCCGCTAATTGACGTGGATCGGCGGAATCATCCGCTAAAATCCCAATTTCTGACGGACCGGCGACCATGTCGATTGCTACCTGACCAAAGACTTGTTTTTTCGCAGTAGCCACAAAGACGTTGCCGGGACCAATAATCTTGTCAACTGCTGGAATTGATTCCGTCCCATAAGCTAAAGCAGCAATCGCTTGAGCACCACCGACCTGATAAATGGCGTCGACGCCAGCGATTTTGGCTGCGGCCAACACTGCCGGATTGATACCATCTACTTGCGGGGGTGTGACCATAATGACTTCGCTGACACCAGCGATTTTAGCAGGCAACGCACTCATCAGTAACGTTGACGGATACGCGGCCGTGCCACCGGGAACGTATAATCCGACCCGCTTGAGCGGTAACAGTTTTTGCCCGCGAAGGACCCCAGGTTGTTCCGCATCAATGAACCCCGTCGCCTTTTCTTTTTCGTGAAAACTCGTGATATTACGCTTTGCTAACAACAAGGCGTCCTTTACTTGGGGATCTAAGTTCGCATAAGCGTCGTCAATCACCGCTTGTGACAATTTAAAATCCGTCACATCGACGTTATCGAATTGTGCTTCATAGGCTTTAACGGCCGCATCTCCCTTTTCAATGACGTTAGCGATGATATCTCGCACGGCTGATTCAACTTTCAGGTCTGTCAATTGCTGGGTCTTAGTTTGAACTAAGCGTTTTAAACTAGCTAAATCTTTATTAATAATTTTCATTAGACAAACTCCTTTGGATTATTCATATTGATAACTGCGGCTAACCGGTCAACTAAATCAAAGATGGCGGTTTGCTGTTGTTTTAAAGCCAACCGGTTGACTACTAACCGCGTCGACACAGGTTGTAGATAGTCATAAATCTGTAAATGATTCTCCCGAATCGTGGTTCCGGTCTCAGTAATATCCACAATGGCATCGGCTAGCCCGGTCAACGGGGCCAATTCAACTGACCCCTCAATCTTGATGATTTCAACGTCTTGACCCAAACGATCAAAATAGCGTTGGGTAATCAGCGGGTACTTAGTCCCAATAATTTTCCGTCGTGGTGCAACCGGATCAAAGTCAGCAGTGGAAGCAAGTACGAATTGGCACTGGCCAACGCCCAAGTCTAAAAGTTCGTATTGGGTACTCTCGTGTTCCGTCAGAATATCACTCCCAACGATTCCGATATCGGCAGCACCTCGTTCGAGAAAGGTCGTCACATCAGGACCCTTTGCCAAGATAAACTCATAGGGCTGCGTCTCAGAATCAAAAATCAAGCGACGTTGCTTGTTACGAACTTGGGTACAATCCAACCCAGCCTGTTCAAGTAATGGCAGCACTTGTTGTTCCACGCGCCCCTTAGTCAAAGCAATCTTCAATCGTGTTTCAGTCATTGGTCACACCTCCAGTTAAATCAATCAGTTGGGCATTCAAACGTTGTGCTTCGATGCGCGCACCTGCCAAATCATCAGCTAAACTCAAAATGGCGTGCGATTGCTTTGCCAAGTAGGCTTCGGCTTGTGCCCACTGGGCAGGTTCAAAATAGATCAACTGTTCCGCATAGGCGGTTTGTTGATTAGTCGCTAAGGTCGTTAATAGGTCAACATTGAGGCCCATACCCACGGCTGGTTCGGCTTCAGCCTGAAAGTTTGTCAGCAATTTGTCATAGCGCCCGCCACTAAACAAGTAGCCTGCACCTGCCTGTGAATACCCCCGAAAAGTAAGCCCAGTATAATATTTTTGCGGGGCCTGACTACTCAAATCCACTGAAATGGCTTGCTTTGGCATCGTCTGCCGCATCCAAGTAACAACCGTTTGTAGCCGTTTAATACTCGGCTGAACTGTAGCGGGTAACGGTGCGGCCGCTAATTCTTGAAAGATACGTTCTGGTCGACCGAACAAGCGTGGCCACGCCTGGAGAAAAGCATAAAGTGGTTGCGTGCGATACTTACCAATCAAACTCGTGTAACGGGGAACCTGCTTATCAAACAGCGCAGTCAAAATCGCTTGCTGTTCAGTTGTATCGTCTGTCAAACTCGCTACGACCCGTTGTGCAAATTGGGCGTCGCCTAACTCGATCTCGACAGCATCCGCAATCAGTTCACTTGAAAGCTGATTAGCAATCGTCAAACATTCAAATTCAGCTTTTAGCGACGCGTAGCCGACCAATTCAACCCCCGCTTGCGTGATCTGGTTATACGAGCCCGATAGCTGTCGGCTCACCCGGAAGATATCACCAACGTAACCGAATTTTTGGGGTAACGGCACGTT from Lactiplantibacillus paraplantarum includes the following:
- the hisH gene encoding imidazole glycerol phosphate synthase subunit HisH, translating into MFAIVDYDTGNTRNLKKAFDYLQVPTVLTADPQQLAVADAIILPGVGAFAAAMAALKERRLVSVLQTLAQNGKPILGICLGMQLLFESSSEYGEHSGLGLLSGHVTALPTDLNVKVPQMGWNQNELQRSDSPFASIDAAYTYFVHSYYAVCPAAEIVATVQHGVQVPSIVQRQNVIGMQFHPEKSGQVGLKQLAAFKEMVSANDFSSN
- the hisB gene encoding imidazoleglycerol-phosphate dehydratase HisB, coding for MRQATIKRETKETQIEISLNLDEQSGIEIDTGIGFLNHMLNLFAKHGRFGLVVKCHGDLDVDPHHTTEDTGIVLGECFKQALGDKQGIERYGTEFVPMDETLGQVSVDLSGRSYLVFDAELTNPRLGGLDTETVEDFFQAVAFAAEMNLHARILYGRNTHHKVESLFKAFGRAMRAAVTINPDIQGVNSTKGVI
- the hisD gene encoding histidinol dehydrogenase; this encodes MKIINKDLASLKRLVQTKTQQLTDLKVESAVRDIIANVIEKGDAAVKAYEAQFDNVDVTDFKLSQAVIDDAYANLDPQVKDALLLAKRNITSFHEKEKATGFIDAEQPGVLRGQKLLPLKRVGLYVPGGTAAYPSTLLMSALPAKIAGVSEVIMVTPPQVDGINPAVLAAAKIAGVDAIYQVGGAQAIAALAYGTESIPAVDKIIGPGNVFVATAKKQVFGQVAIDMVAGPSEIGILADDSADPRQLAADLLSQAEHDQRARPILITDSADLAQAVSDNVTSQLKVLPREAIATEAVNEKGFIAVVAKVEEMFDLMNTVAPEHLEVQLKNPTQYLNLIKNAGSVFLGRYASEPLGDYVAGPNHILPTSGTARFSSPLGVYDFVKRTSFIQYTKDALAKEAPAITTLARVEGLEGHARAIESRFDTYYD
- the hisG gene encoding ATP phosphoribosyltransferase, producing the protein MTETRLKIALTKGRVEQQVLPLLEQAGLDCTQVRNKQRRLIFDSETQPYEFILAKGPDVTTFLERGAADIGIVGSDILTEHESTQYELLDLGVGQCQFVLASTADFDPVAPRRKIIGTKYPLITQRYFDRLGQDVEIIKIEGSVELAPLTGLADAIVDITETGTTIRENHLQIYDYLQPVSTRLVVNRLALKQQQTAIFDLVDRLAAVINMNNPKEFV
- the hisZ gene encoding ATP phosphoribosyltransferase regulatory subunit codes for the protein MLKHLLPLGTRDEFGRRARTKQHLIAVIQAHFKQRGLAPIATPLLENEAVFEPYQMGSYQLYRLFSNNGRTLVLRPDMTLPVARFISATNVPLPQKFGYVGDIFRVSRQLSGSYNQITQAGVELVGYASLKAEFECLTIANQLSSELIADAVEIELGDAQFAQRVVASLTDDTTEQQAILTALFDKQVPRYTSLIGKYRTQPLYAFLQAWPRLFGRPERIFQELAAAPLPATVQPSIKRLQTVVTWMRQTMPKQAISVDLSSQAPQKYYTGLTFRGYSQAGAGYLFSGGRYDKLLTNFQAEAEPAVGMGLNVDLLTTLATNQQTAYAEQLIYFEPAQWAQAEAYLAKQSHAILSLADDLAGARIEAQRLNAQLIDLTGGVTND